A genomic region of Irregularibacter muris contains the following coding sequences:
- a CDS encoding Nif3-like dinuclear metal center hexameric protein, with protein MAVKCQTIIEVMEQLAPKSLAEQWDNVGLQIGHPRADIQKVLVSLDLTEEVIQEAIAHGANMIITHHPFIFQPLKHIRWDLPTGRLIKELIQHEIVLYAAHTNLDIAQQGLNDMLAQKLSLQNIEILSQTGQEKLYKIVVFVPKGHEEQIRDVLSNKGAGWIGNYSHCTFQTPGTGTFKPLEGTNPFIGNIGKIEYTQEYRLETIVPQSDLSKVIKAMIKAHPYEEVAYDIYPLENQGKVFGIGRIGNLQQPISYEDFLQSIKNILNINRLRLSGPIPSSIKRVALCTGSGAQFMHQAARQGGDVYITGDVKYHEAQQAKDLGICLIDAGHFATEVIVIEGLKNYLDAAFIRDKRDVQVISSKVNKDFFEWK; from the coding sequence ATGGCTGTAAAATGTCAGACCATTATAGAAGTAATGGAACAATTGGCACCGAAAAGTCTAGCAGAACAGTGGGACAATGTGGGATTGCAAATAGGTCATCCTCGAGCAGATATCCAAAAAGTTTTGGTATCTCTGGATTTGACAGAAGAAGTAATACAAGAGGCCATTGCCCATGGAGCCAACATGATTATTACCCATCACCCCTTCATTTTTCAACCTCTAAAACATATTCGATGGGATTTACCCACAGGAAGGCTGATAAAGGAGCTTATTCAGCATGAAATTGTACTATATGCAGCCCATACCAATCTAGATATCGCCCAGCAAGGGTTAAATGATATGTTAGCTCAAAAACTATCTCTACAAAATATAGAAATTCTTTCTCAAACAGGGCAAGAAAAATTATATAAAATCGTTGTTTTTGTACCCAAGGGCCATGAAGAACAAATAAGAGATGTTTTAAGTAACAAAGGGGCTGGATGGATTGGCAATTATAGTCATTGTACTTTTCAAACACCAGGTACCGGGACATTTAAGCCCCTAGAAGGAACCAATCCTTTTATAGGCAATATAGGAAAGATAGAGTATACACAAGAATATAGATTGGAAACCATAGTTCCTCAATCAGATCTGTCTAAGGTCATCAAAGCCATGATAAAGGCTCATCCCTATGAAGAAGTTGCCTATGACATTTATCCTTTGGAAAACCAGGGAAAAGTCTTTGGTATTGGAAGAATAGGAAATTTACAACAGCCTATTTCCTATGAGGATTTTTTGCAGAGTATAAAAAACATATTAAATATAAACAGGCTAAGATTATCAGGGCCTATCCCCTCATCTATTAAAAGAGTAGCTTTATGTACGGGAAGCGGAGCCCAATTTATGCATCAAGCTGCTAGACAAGGGGGAGATGTATATATTACAGGAGATGTGAAATATCACGAAGCACAACAGGCAAAGGACCTAGGGATCTGCCTTATTGACGCAGGGCATTTTGCCACTGAAGTTATTGTCATCGAGGGATTGAAAAACTATTTAGATGCAGCTTTTATTAGAGATAAAAGGGATGTACAAGTGATAAGTTCAAAAGTAAATAAAGATTTTTTTGAATGGAAATGA
- a CDS encoding zinc ribbon domain-containing protein, with product MDQMLLLWKLQSCETSLEEVNEKKNLATMERKIKKMKIDHCNLRNNLKKLIREYKDIENILMKNNHQCKNLYFQLKEIEKEIYDGSVNDLKIYQKREKEINLLKETIQSVEDQSLEKMIRKEEIQKEILKNKKVLKSVEKIYKESKEIYDEEIKNIENQQKELQGNIEKLQEKIEKPFLDIYKNLKKDIKPILVKVDRETCTGCNMGISIIRLKNIQQNETIYTCENCGRILYVEDIS from the coding sequence ATGGATCAAATGCTATTGCTATGGAAATTGCAAAGTTGTGAAACAAGCCTAGAGGAAGTAAATGAAAAAAAGAATCTAGCTACCATGGAAAGAAAAATAAAAAAAATGAAAATTGATCATTGTAATCTCAGAAATAATCTGAAGAAGCTAATCCGAGAATATAAAGACATAGAAAACATTCTCATGAAAAACAATCACCAATGCAAAAATCTCTATTTCCAATTAAAAGAAATAGAGAAGGAAATATACGACGGTAGCGTTAATGACTTAAAGATTTATCAAAAAAGAGAAAAGGAAATCAACCTATTAAAAGAAACAATTCAAAGTGTGGAAGATCAAAGTCTGGAAAAGATGATTAGGAAAGAAGAAATACAAAAGGAAATTCTAAAAAACAAAAAAGTCCTAAAAAGTGTAGAAAAAATATACAAAGAATCAAAAGAAATTTATGACGAAGAAATAAAAAACATAGAAAATCAACAAAAAGAATTGCAAGGGAACATTGAAAAGTTGCAAGAAAAAATAGAAAAACCTTTTTTAGATATTTATAAAAATCTTAAAAAAGATATAAAGCCTATATTAGTTAAAGTAGATCGGGAAACATGTACGGGTTGCAATATGGGAATATCCATCATTAGACTGAAGAATATCCAGCAAAATGAAACCATCTATACCTGTGAAAATTGTGGACGAATATTATATGTTGAAGATATCTCATAA
- the yaaA gene encoding peroxide stress protein YaaA, whose translation MIAIISPAKNMRQASLQGLKTSTPDYIENTKQLVEILKKYNPWELESLLKINPDLALEAFENFQQWDADKKGVAALLAYHGLQYKNINPEDFTIEDFRFADEHIRILSGLYGKIKPTHGILPYRLEMQTKLMIQGENLYGFWGDRLYRDLFKHNLPVINLASKEYSKAIERYLKPHDQFITIEFKVYRKEKLRTIATSAKMARGQMIRYIVKNRLECLSQLKNFNWNGYEFISGLSYENKYVFVQK comes from the coding sequence ATGATCGCCATTATATCACCAGCAAAAAATATGAGACAAGCTTCTTTACAAGGATTAAAAACTTCCACTCCAGACTACATAGAAAATACTAAACAATTGGTAGAAATCCTAAAGAAATATAATCCTTGGGAATTAGAAAGTTTGCTAAAAATAAACCCTGACCTTGCCCTAGAGGCTTTTGAAAATTTCCAGCAATGGGATGCAGATAAGAAAGGAGTAGCAGCCTTACTAGCATACCATGGACTTCAATATAAAAACATAAATCCAGAGGATTTTACCATAGAAGATTTTCGCTTTGCGGATGAGCATATAAGGATACTAAGCGGTCTTTATGGAAAAATAAAGCCTACTCATGGGATACTCCCTTATCGACTAGAAATGCAGACAAAGCTGATGATCCAGGGAGAAAATTTATATGGATTCTGGGGAGATAGATTATATAGAGATTTATTTAAACACAACTTACCCGTCATCAATTTAGCTTCTAAAGAATATTCAAAAGCCATTGAACGTTATCTAAAGCCCCATGACCAATTTATAACTATTGAATTCAAGGTTTATAGAAAAGAAAAATTAAGAACCATAGCAACCTCTGCAAAAATGGCCAGAGGACAAATGATAAGATATATTGTTAAAAATAGGTTGGAGTGTCTATCCCAATTAAAGAATTTTAATTGGAATGGGTATGAATTTATATCGGGACTATCTTATGAAAATAAATATGTATTTGTGCAAAAGTAA
- a CDS encoding DUF7305 domain-containing protein has product MRKIIEDERGSLLVTVLMIGLILIILSTALATLSLSEIKDTAASRDKTQAYYVARSGVEATVQKLMNMTNVEKKNIRFPTSFTGNIGAHEYLVELTGSLEEIKIESTGKVNAREETVTHILKGDINSSTEIELDMAVFAQENIILDGSAKIHGDIVMNATKPGSIDLAGGGTGINGDIYIGPGGDKEKFLKKPDWMDFDVKKIHNLPSQRVYSSPTMPDFPENLFSYGNITLGGNDSYTISEDGYFNEIKIMSNTRLTIDVGSEERIIRVKRLNIEQGYIDIKGTGKLKIYVDEYFYVKGFINQKGNSEQVTIYYNGDNKVTISNETKMAANFYSGNANLSITGGGGLKGNIISAASNIDISGGAIVEAIVVYAPNAYIHISANKFTGAIISKALRATGNAQLHYPSNASDFIPIETEGSGDIQFERGIWK; this is encoded by the coding sequence ATGAGAAAAATTATAGAGGATGAAAGAGGTTCCCTATTAGTTACGGTACTAATGATAGGTCTGATTTTAATTATACTTTCAACTGCTCTTGCTACCTTGAGTCTCTCAGAAATAAAGGATACTGCAGCTTCTCGAGATAAAACCCAAGCTTATTATGTAGCAAGATCGGGTGTTGAAGCTACAGTACAAAAGTTAATGAATATGACAAATGTTGAAAAGAAAAATATTAGATTTCCTACTTCATTTACAGGCAATATAGGTGCCCATGAATACTTGGTTGAACTAACAGGAAGTCTTGAAGAGATAAAGATTGAGTCAACCGGAAAAGTAAATGCCAGGGAGGAGACCGTTACCCATATTTTAAAGGGGGATATCAATTCATCTACAGAAATAGAATTAGATATGGCCGTTTTTGCCCAAGAAAACATTATCCTAGATGGATCGGCAAAAATACATGGAGATATTGTAATGAATGCGACCAAGCCTGGCAGTATTGATCTAGCAGGTGGTGGGACAGGGATTAACGGGGATATCTATATAGGCCCAGGCGGTGATAAAGAAAAATTCCTTAAGAAACCAGATTGGATGGATTTTGATGTAAAGAAAATTCATAACCTACCTTCCCAGAGGGTATATTCTTCCCCTACTATGCCGGACTTTCCTGAAAACTTATTTTCCTATGGAAATATAACATTAGGGGGAAATGACTCTTACACAATATCAGAAGATGGATATTTTAATGAGATTAAAATTATGAGCAATACAAGGTTAACGATTGATGTGGGATCAGAAGAACGCATCATTAGGGTCAAAAGATTGAATATTGAACAGGGATATATTGACATAAAAGGAACGGGTAAGCTAAAAATTTATGTTGACGAATATTTTTATGTAAAGGGCTTTATCAACCAAAAGGGGAATTCAGAACAGGTGACTATTTATTATAATGGGGATAATAAAGTCACTATTTCCAATGAAACAAAAATGGCAGCAAACTTTTATTCTGGTAACGCTAATTTAAGTATTACAGGAGGTGGTGGCCTCAAAGGAAATATTATATCGGCGGCAAGCAATATTGACATAAGTGGAGGAGCAATAGTTGAGGCAATTGTAGTATATGCACCCAATGCATATATTCATATAAGCGCGAATAAATTCACAGGAGCCATAATCAGTAAAGCATTAAGAGCCACGGGTAATGCCCAATTACACTATCCATCAAATGCATCTGATTTCATTCCCATAGAAACAGAGGGCTCTGGGGACATCCAATTTGAAAGAGGCATATGGAAATAA
- a CDS encoding type II secretion system protein: protein MKLKKNEKGFTLVEVIVSIALIGMLLLLLSTFMVNSLGMIKTQGENTNLLYAAQKELDNAMENPTYEVQDDRLSIIRKPTTMNVEGSYIEGVLIEIKDVKEAKVILSTFITN from the coding sequence ATGAAGTTAAAAAAAAATGAGAAGGGTTTTACCCTAGTAGAGGTGATTGTTTCCATCGCTCTTATAGGAATGCTATTGCTTTTACTCAGTACCTTTATGGTGAACAGCCTTGGCATGATAAAAACCCAAGGGGAAAATACAAACCTCTTATATGCAGCCCAAAAGGAATTGGACAATGCCATGGAGAACCCTACTTATGAAGTTCAAGATGATAGACTTTCTATTATACGCAAGCCCACAACCATGAATGTGGAGGGGAGTTATATCGAGGGAGTGTTGATTGAAATTAAAGATGTAAAGGAGGCAAAAGTTATTCTATCTACCTTTATTACAAACTAA
- a CDS encoding PilW family protein, producing the protein MFKKFSQQKGVTLVELLIVLALISMVLGLIFTIFSISNKAFYGGTEQGYMQKGARIAAQLITKQLRNAKEVSIEPITSESKYYTIKLEKNSDNALYHVVLETIQEGIAVKKTSFGEEYKKISFMGDDSPGVLNFTLEFEEYTLSSAIKLNNINQRIIPKGTSKNTIYFSKYE; encoded by the coding sequence ATGTTTAAAAAATTTTCTCAGCAAAAGGGTGTTACTTTAGTTGAATTGCTAATCGTATTGGCCTTAATATCTATGGTATTAGGACTGATCTTTACTATTTTTTCCATAAGCAATAAAGCTTTTTATGGGGGTACAGAACAAGGCTATATGCAAAAGGGTGCTCGGATAGCGGCACAATTGATCACAAAACAATTGAGAAATGCTAAAGAAGTAAGTATAGAGCCCATTACAAGTGAATCAAAATATTATACAATCAAATTGGAAAAGAATAGTGATAATGCTTTATATCATGTAGTATTAGAAACCATTCAAGAGGGGATTGCTGTAAAAAAGACCTCCTTTGGAGAAGAATATAAAAAAATATCTTTCATGGGGGATGATTCTCCGGGAGTTCTAAATTTTACATTAGAGTTTGAGGAATACACATTATCTTCCGCTATAAAATTAAATAACATTAATCAAAGGATTATTCCTAAGGGGACTTCGAAAAATACTATCTATTTTTCCAAATACGAATAA
- a CDS encoding sugar O-acetyltransferase, with product MTISEKDKMLEGVFYDAGDEELVKEREYARNLFFEFNHTKPSEKEKRKEILQRLIRTKGSFHIEAPFYCDYGYNIEVGENFYANFNCIILDVNKVKIGDNVLLAPNVQIYTAAHPIDPTERLSGKEFSKPITIGDNVWIGGGTILCPGVNIGNNVTIGAGSVVTKDIPNNVVALGNPCRILREI from the coding sequence ATGACAATAAGTGAAAAAGACAAAATGCTAGAGGGCGTTTTTTATGATGCTGGTGATGAAGAATTAGTAAAAGAAAGAGAATATGCAAGAAATCTGTTTTTTGAATTTAACCATACCAAGCCCAGTGAAAAAGAAAAAAGAAAGGAAATCCTTCAAAGACTTATTAGAACAAAAGGTTCTTTCCATATTGAAGCTCCCTTTTATTGCGACTACGGATATAATATTGAAGTAGGAGAAAATTTTTATGCCAACTTCAATTGTATTATACTAGATGTAAATAAGGTGAAGATTGGAGATAATGTTCTTTTAGCACCCAATGTTCAAATCTATACTGCTGCTCACCCTATTGATCCTACTGAACGTCTTTCGGGTAAGGAATTTTCTAAACCTATCACTATAGGAGATAATGTCTGGATTGGTGGAGGAACGATTCTATGTCCCGGAGTAAACATTGGAAATAATGTAACTATAGGGGCAGGAAGTGTTGTTACTAAGGATATTCCTAATAATGTAGTGGCCCTAGGTAACCCCTGTAGAATACTAAGGGAAATTTAA
- a CDS encoding phosphatase PAP2 family protein: MSFILKMDVAILQFIQTVIKNPILDFLMPLITRLGDMGLVWILIAIILIVTKKHRKVGWMVLVTLILGAILVDVIIKPIVARPRPFTDLKDFILLIKQPISYSFPSGHTTSSFGAATTIALNRRRYRVPAYALAALIAFSRMYLYVHYPTDIVVGCLIGVITGVIIKYIMEKRKK; encoded by the coding sequence ATGTCTTTCATTCTAAAAATGGATGTTGCTATTTTGCAGTTCATACAAACCGTCATAAAAAATCCCATACTAGATTTTCTAATGCCTTTGATAACACGCTTGGGAGATATGGGACTTGTATGGATTCTTATAGCAATTATTTTGATCGTGACTAAAAAGCATAGAAAAGTGGGATGGATGGTATTAGTAACATTAATTTTAGGAGCTATACTTGTGGATGTTATTATTAAGCCAATTGTAGCGAGACCTAGACCCTTTACAGATTTAAAAGACTTTATCCTCTTAATAAAGCAGCCCATTTCCTATTCATTTCCTTCTGGCCATACCACTTCTTCTTTTGGAGCAGCAACAACCATTGCTTTAAATAGGAGAAGATATAGGGTACCTGCTTATGCTTTGGCAGCCCTTATTGCATTTTCAAGAATGTACTTATATGTACATTATCCAACAGATATCGTAGTGGGGTGCCTAATAGGTGTGATCACTGGAGTTATAATTAAATACATTATGGAGAAAAGAAAAAAATAA